One genomic segment of Flagellimonas marinaquae includes these proteins:
- a CDS encoding formimidoylglutamase, with translation MAFDFLVPVKDKVLAHSELLPEQALGKNIHVHTEQDGLPVFAHADVAIFGVLESRNAFEKKPEKLDLDEVRIQLYRLMMGNWNSTIIDIGDVEEGNTVEDTYFVVKEIVAGLLEENIIPIVLGLTQDITFPTYRAFDKIKNMVNLVSIDSRFDFGEDDELISSHSYMSKIITDKPNNLFNFSNIGYQSYFNAQEEKDLMERLFFDAYRLGEIASNIELAEPVLRSSDIVSLDLRAIRASEMGMARNFSPNGFTGREICAIARYAGISDKVSLFGIYEGENSHQAFQMIAQIIWYFIEGLSYRIKEYPSSKNEDFTKFTVPTDTEELIFYKSHITERWWVEVPTILAEHTKTNSVALLPCTEEDYLDACNQNIPERWFKAYRKGLN, from the coding sequence ATGGCCTTCGATTTTCTGGTTCCGGTCAAGGACAAAGTATTGGCACATTCCGAATTGCTGCCAGAACAAGCATTGGGCAAAAACATACACGTACACACCGAACAGGATGGACTTCCGGTATTTGCACATGCCGATGTTGCCATATTTGGTGTATTGGAATCCAGAAACGCATTCGAAAAAAAACCCGAGAAACTCGACCTGGACGAGGTGCGGATCCAGCTTTACCGTTTAATGATGGGCAACTGGAATTCCACCATAATCGATATTGGCGATGTGGAAGAAGGTAATACGGTAGAAGATACATACTTTGTAGTAAAGGAAATTGTAGCGGGCCTATTGGAAGAGAACATTATTCCAATTGTACTGGGGCTTACCCAAGATATTACCTTTCCGACCTACCGTGCTTTCGACAAGATCAAGAATATGGTAAACTTGGTCTCCATTGATAGTAGATTCGACTTCGGGGAAGATGATGAGTTGATTTCATCCCATTCCTACATGAGCAAGATCATTACAGACAAACCAAATAATCTTTTTAATTTTTCAAATATTGGGTATCAAAGTTATTTCAATGCCCAAGAAGAGAAAGACCTGATGGAGCGTTTGTTTTTTGATGCCTATCGCTTGGGCGAGATCGCTTCAAACATAGAATTGGCCGAACCAGTGTTGCGCAGTAGCGATATTGTAAGCTTGGATCTAAGGGCGATACGGGCAAGCGAAATGGGAATGGCCCGTAATTTTTCCCCCAATGGCTTTACCGGTAGGGAGATTTGTGCCATTGCCCGTTATGCGGGTATAAGTGACAAAGTATCGCTTTTCGGTATCTACGAAGGCGAAAACTCTCATCAGGCATTTCAGATGATCGCCCAAATCATTTGGTATTTTATAGAAGGACTGAGCTATAGAATAAAGGAATATCCCAGTTCCAAGAACGAAGACTTCACAAAATTCACTGTACCTACAGATACGGAAGAACTTATCTTTTACAAAAGCCATATTACAGAAAGGTGGTGGGTAGAAGTACCAACAATTTTAGCGGAACATACTAAAACAAATTCGGTGGCGTTATTACCATGCACCGAAGAGGACTATTTGGATGCTTGCAACCAAAACATTCCCGAAAGGTGGTTCAAAGCTTACAGAAAAGGCTTGAACTAA
- a CDS encoding WD40/YVTN/BNR-like repeat-containing protein, giving the protein MTNRILFLVLTVLFFYPSQAQRKKNKNNTPQFNESLYSGMEWRMLGPHRGGRAGTVAGVIDDPNLYYMGTAGGGVWRTTDAGNSWECISDGYFGGSIGAVAVAESDPNIIYVGEGEQTLRGNVSSGHGLWKSMDAGETWKFIGLKDSEHIARIRIHPKNPDIVYVAAIGNLWKPNETRGVFRSTDGGKNWEKILYISDKAGAGDLIMDPNNSRILYAATWEMKRNGYRMDSGGPDSRMFKSTDGGDTWKDISENSGLPGFPWGIVGIAVSPIDSDRVFAIIEAEDGGVYRSDDAGTTWKKVNENRGLRQRAWYYSRIYADTQNIDKVWVMNVSYGVSTDGGNTFTLKNAPHGDHHDLWIDPNNNQRMIIADDGGAQISNDGGNNWTTYYNQPTMQFYRIATDSIFPYRIYGAQQDNTALRIYHRSSGSAITQADWEPTAGGESAHLAPDPKNNQLVYGGTYKGYMNRLDHTTGQTISTNIWPDNPAGSGAEVMKYRFNWNYPLTFSRHDPNVLYAGSNYLHATTDGGQSWKTISPELARGIPETIESSGGPITQDNTGAEFYSNVFVITESILEKDVIWTGSDDGLIHVTRDNGTTWENVTPPASMSPKLNMINCIDASPFKPGTVYVAATSYKFGDYTPYLYKTDDYGKTWTLITNGIKENYYTRAIRSDKVREGLLYAGTEWGMYVSFNDGKNWVPFQLNLPVTSIRDLHVRDNDLIAATHGRSFWMIDDLTPLQQLSEEVANSNFYLYKPDMAYRMHQNRAWRKPDTKLVGENHPDGAIINFYLKTLKETDTVTMQILESNGNVVQSFSNHAKPDKLDPTSTQKLDVSEGGNRFIWNMRYPGFQEFKGMVFYSSPNIGPKAVPGTYRAKLTVNGKSMEQPFNIVKDPRIALSQADFQDQFDFVMKVRDQVSRANKAIINIRSIKKDLAYLKEKTKNDEELQKMAKDFETELSVIENNIHMTKNQSRQDPLNYGIRINNRLAFLMVDSQRGDQKPTQQAQEFFVEVSKELDQEINALNALVQKQATLINQKVDQNQIKMISTP; this is encoded by the coding sequence ATGACCAACCGCATTCTTTTTTTGGTACTGACAGTACTCTTTTTTTATCCCTCGCAAGCGCAACGCAAAAAAAACAAAAATAACACGCCCCAATTCAATGAGTCCCTTTATAGTGGCATGGAATGGAGGATGCTGGGACCCCACCGAGGTGGACGTGCCGGTACGGTCGCAGGTGTAATCGACGACCCCAATCTTTATTATATGGGCACTGCCGGTGGCGGTGTATGGAGAACCACCGATGCGGGAAACTCGTGGGAGTGCATTTCCGACGGTTATTTTGGAGGCTCCATTGGCGCAGTAGCGGTAGCGGAATCCGACCCTAATATTATTTATGTAGGCGAAGGAGAACAGACCCTTAGAGGAAATGTTTCCTCGGGACACGGGCTTTGGAAAAGTATGGATGCCGGGGAGACTTGGAAATTCATTGGACTGAAAGACTCTGAGCACATTGCTCGTATTCGCATCCACCCAAAAAACCCGGACATTGTGTATGTGGCGGCCATCGGAAATCTTTGGAAACCAAACGAGACACGAGGTGTTTTTCGTTCCACCGATGGAGGCAAAAACTGGGAAAAGATTTTATACATCAGCGATAAAGCTGGTGCGGGCGACCTGATCATGGATCCTAACAACAGTAGAATTCTGTATGCTGCCACATGGGAAATGAAACGAAACGGTTACCGTATGGACAGTGGTGGCCCAGATAGCAGAATGTTCAAAAGTACAGATGGTGGTGATACTTGGAAAGATATTTCTGAAAACTCAGGGTTACCAGGATTTCCTTGGGGAATAGTGGGCATTGCGGTTTCCCCAATTGATTCTGACAGGGTTTTTGCCATAATTGAAGCGGAAGATGGAGGTGTCTATCGTTCTGATGATGCTGGAACCACATGGAAAAAAGTAAACGAAAACAGAGGACTCCGACAACGTGCCTGGTACTACAGTAGGATTTATGCCGATACCCAAAACATTGACAAGGTTTGGGTGATGAATGTGAGTTACGGCGTTTCCACAGACGGCGGAAATACATTTACCCTAAAAAATGCGCCCCATGGGGATCATCACGATCTTTGGATAGACCCGAACAATAATCAAAGAATGATCATTGCCGATGACGGGGGAGCCCAAATCTCCAATGATGGCGGAAATAATTGGACTACTTATTATAACCAGCCCACAATGCAGTTTTATCGAATTGCTACGGACAGTATTTTTCCATACAGAATATACGGGGCACAACAGGACAATACCGCATTACGAATTTACCATCGCTCCTCTGGTTCGGCAATCACCCAAGCAGATTGGGAACCTACCGCAGGCGGCGAAAGTGCGCATTTGGCCCCGGACCCCAAGAACAACCAGTTGGTATACGGGGGAACTTACAAGGGATATATGAATCGTCTGGACCATACTACCGGACAAACGATTTCCACCAATATATGGCCAGACAACCCTGCTGGTTCCGGGGCCGAAGTGATGAAATACCGTTTCAACTGGAACTACCCATTGACTTTTAGCCGACACGACCCTAATGTACTTTATGCTGGCTCCAACTATTTGCATGCCACTACGGATGGAGGTCAATCCTGGAAAACCATTTCTCCAGAATTGGCCAGAGGAATTCCCGAGACCATCGAATCATCCGGAGGACCTATTACACAGGATAATACAGGCGCAGAATTTTACTCCAATGTTTTTGTGATTACGGAATCAATCCTGGAAAAAGATGTTATTTGGACCGGTAGCGACGACGGATTGATCCACGTAACCCGCGACAATGGAACAACCTGGGAAAACGTTACCCCACCGGCATCCATGTCCCCAAAATTGAATATGATCAACTGCATAGATGCTAGCCCTTTCAAGCCCGGAACCGTATATGTTGCCGCCACTTCCTACAAGTTTGGCGATTACACTCCTTATTTATATAAAACCGATGATTACGGCAAAACATGGACATTGATCACCAATGGCATCAAGGAGAATTATTATACACGGGCCATACGTTCCGATAAGGTCCGCGAAGGTTTATTGTACGCCGGCACGGAGTGGGGCATGTATGTTTCGTTCAACGATGGGAAAAACTGGGTACCGTTCCAACTTAATTTGCCCGTTACCTCCATTAGGGACCTTCATGTAAGGGACAACGACCTGATTGCCGCAACCCACGGAAGAAGTTTTTGGATGATAGATGACCTAACACCGCTTCAACAGTTATCCGAAGAAGTGGCAAACAGTAACTTTTACCTCTACAAACCGGATATGGCATATAGAATGCACCAGAATCGTGCTTGGAGAAAGCCCGACACTAAATTGGTAGGGGAAAATCATCCTGATGGTGCCATCATCAACTTTTACCTTAAAACACTAAAAGAAACCGATACCGTTACCATGCAGATTTTGGAATCCAACGGCAATGTTGTCCAAAGCTTCTCCAACCATGCCAAGCCGGACAAATTGGACCCGACATCGACTCAAAAATTAGATGTTTCCGAGGGAGGCAATCGTTTTATCTGGAATATGAGATATCCCGGTTTTCAAGAATTTAAGGGAATGGTCTTTTATTCTTCCCCGAACATAGGCCCCAAAGCGGTACCTGGCACTTATAGGGCCAAACTTACTGTGAATGGAAAATCCATGGAGCAACCGTTCAACATTGTAAAAGACCCAAGGATAGCATTGAGCCAAGCTGATTTTCAAGATCAATTTGATTTTGTAATGAAAGTGCGGGATCAAGTTTCCCGTGCCAACAAGGCCATTATCAACATCCGAAGTATTAAAAAGGACTTGGCCTACTTAAAGGAAAAAACCAAGAACGATGAAGAATTGCAAAAGATGGCCAAAGATTTTGAAACCGAGCTTTCAGTGATAGAAAACAATATCCACATGACCAAAAACCAAAGTAGACAAGACCCATTGAATTATGGCATCCGTATTAATAATAGGTTGGCCTTTTTAATGGTAGACTCTCAACGGGGAGACCAAAAACCGACCCAACAGGCCCAAGAGTTTTTTGTGGAAGTGTCCAAGGAACTCGACCAAGAGATCAATGCTCTTAACGCTTTGGTGCAAAAACAAGCTACGCTGATCAATCAAAAAGTGGATCAAAATCAAATAAAAATGATCTCTACCCCATAA
- the topA gene encoding type I DNA topoisomerase: protein MPKNLVIVESPAKAKTIERFLGKDFQVESSFGHIADLPSKELGVDVENDFKPKYTVDKEKKALVKKLKDLAKKAETIWLASDEDREGEAISWHLAEELGLDKDKTKRIVFNSITKSAIQKAIENPRDINYNLVNAQQARRVLDRLVGYELSPVLWKKIKPGLSAGRVQSVAVRLIVEREREIEAFTPEASFRIKAEFKTDGGSTFAAKLNKTFPTKTEAESFLKENIGADFSVSDLAKKPAKKSPAAPFTTSTLQQEASRKLYFSVSRTMQVAQRLYEAGLITYMRTDSVNLSNEAIAAAKEAILDNYGEKYSQTRNFTGKTKGAQEAHEAIRPTDMKLQSPQLERDQAKLYELIWKRTLASQMSDAQLERTNVKIQASTHNEEFSANGEVVKFDGFLKVYLEGTDDEDGEEQEGMLPAMVVGEALQNVYISATERFSRPPYRYSEASLVKKLEELGIGRPSTYAPTISTIQNRGYVEKGTVEGSERKYVQLVLENGKVSDSQLSEMVGSEKGKIVPTDIGMIVNDFLVTHFTQILDYNFTAQVEEDFDEIASGDEDWQEMMKNFYKDFHPNVLEVEENAERASGERVLGTDPKSGRQVSVRLGRFGPMVQIGTVDDEEKPEFASLLPDQSIGTITFEEAMTLFELPRKLGVYEGEEVEANVGRYGPYVRFGKKFISLDKGESAFDVDMDRAIELIQAKQRADAPIATYEGKDVTKGKGRFGPFIKWDGMFINVNKKYDFDNLSDGDIAELIEAKKKKEAEKLVQEWPEEKIRIEKARWGRHNIIKGRVKVELTKDVDATKITLEEAQALLEKKSPKKKAKTKAKAKK, encoded by the coding sequence ATGCCAAAGAATTTAGTTATTGTAGAGTCTCCCGCAAAGGCAAAGACCATTGAACGGTTTTTGGGAAAAGATTTCCAAGTAGAGTCAAGTTTTGGTCATATCGCAGATCTTCCATCCAAGGAACTCGGTGTTGATGTTGAAAACGATTTTAAGCCAAAATACACCGTAGATAAGGAGAAGAAGGCCTTGGTGAAAAAGCTTAAGGATTTGGCAAAAAAAGCGGAGACCATATGGCTGGCCAGTGATGAGGACCGCGAAGGAGAGGCTATATCTTGGCATTTGGCAGAGGAGCTTGGTTTGGACAAAGACAAGACCAAACGGATTGTGTTTAATTCGATTACCAAATCGGCCATTCAAAAGGCAATAGAAAATCCAAGGGACATCAACTACAATTTGGTGAATGCACAACAGGCCAGAAGAGTGTTGGATCGACTGGTGGGGTATGAGCTTTCCCCGGTACTTTGGAAAAAAATAAAACCAGGACTATCTGCAGGTAGGGTACAGTCCGTGGCTGTTCGGTTGATCGTAGAGCGTGAACGTGAGATAGAGGCATTCACACCAGAAGCATCGTTCAGGATAAAGGCTGAATTTAAGACAGATGGAGGGAGTACTTTTGCTGCCAAGTTAAATAAAACCTTTCCAACAAAGACCGAAGCTGAGAGTTTTTTAAAAGAAAACATAGGGGCTGACTTTTCGGTTTCCGATCTGGCCAAAAAGCCTGCTAAAAAATCACCTGCCGCACCATTTACCACATCCACATTGCAGCAGGAGGCATCACGGAAGTTATATTTTTCGGTAAGCCGAACCATGCAGGTAGCACAACGTTTGTACGAAGCAGGTCTTATTACCTACATGAGAACGGACAGCGTAAATCTGTCCAACGAAGCCATTGCCGCGGCAAAAGAGGCAATTCTGGACAATTATGGCGAAAAGTATAGTCAGACCAGAAATTTTACGGGCAAGACCAAAGGTGCACAGGAGGCCCACGAAGCCATTCGGCCAACCGATATGAAGCTACAGTCGCCGCAATTAGAGCGCGATCAGGCCAAACTATACGAGTTGATCTGGAAACGTACCTTGGCTTCTCAAATGAGCGATGCCCAATTGGAACGTACCAATGTAAAAATACAGGCAAGTACCCATAACGAAGAATTCTCCGCGAACGGCGAGGTGGTTAAGTTCGATGGTTTCCTAAAAGTTTACCTGGAGGGAACCGACGACGAAGATGGGGAAGAGCAAGAAGGAATGTTGCCTGCCATGGTTGTGGGCGAGGCATTACAAAATGTCTACATTTCCGCAACTGAAAGATTTTCGCGTCCGCCTTACCGCTATTCCGAAGCTTCTTTGGTGAAGAAATTGGAAGAATTGGGAATCGGCCGTCCATCTACCTATGCCCCAACCATATCAACCATTCAAAATAGGGGATATGTGGAGAAAGGTACCGTTGAAGGATCGGAACGCAAATATGTACAGCTGGTTCTGGAAAATGGGAAAGTGTCCGATAGCCAACTCAGTGAAATGGTAGGTTCCGAGAAAGGAAAAATAGTGCCGACCGATATAGGGATGATCGTAAACGACTTTTTGGTTACGCATTTCACCCAAATTTTGGATTATAATTTTACAGCACAGGTCGAAGAGGATTTCGATGAAATCGCATCAGGTGATGAGGATTGGCAGGAAATGATGAAAAATTTCTACAAGGATTTTCATCCCAATGTATTGGAGGTGGAAGAAAACGCCGAACGTGCCAGTGGCGAGCGGGTGTTGGGCACCGATCCAAAATCTGGGCGACAGGTATCCGTAAGATTGGGTCGCTTTGGTCCCATGGTGCAGATCGGTACCGTGGACGACGAGGAAAAACCAGAGTTTGCAAGTTTGCTGCCCGATCAGTCCATTGGAACCATTACTTTTGAAGAGGCGATGACGCTTTTTGAACTTCCACGTAAACTTGGCGTTTACGAAGGTGAAGAAGTTGAGGCCAATGTAGGGCGCTACGGTCCATATGTAAGGTTCGGGAAAAAGTTCATCTCTTTGGACAAAGGCGAAAGTGCTTTCGATGTAGATATGGATAGGGCCATTGAACTGATCCAGGCAAAACAGAGAGCCGATGCCCCAATTGCCACCTACGAAGGAAAAGATGTTACCAAAGGTAAAGGTAGGTTCGGTCCTTTTATAAAATGGGACGGTATGTTCATCAATGTGAACAAGAAATACGATTTCGACAATCTTTCCGATGGCGATATTGCCGAATTGATAGAGGCCAAAAAGAAAAAGGAGGCAGAAAAACTCGTTCAAGAATGGCCTGAGGAAAAAATCAGAATAGAAAAAGCGCGTTGGGGAAGACACAATATTATAAAAGGTAGGGTAAAAGTGGAGCTCACCAAAGATGTGGACGCTACCAAAATAACATTGGAAGAAGCACAGGCGCTATTGGAAAAGAAATCACCAAAGAAAAAAGCCAAGACAAAAGCAAAAGCTAAGAAATAA
- the miaB gene encoding tRNA (N6-isopentenyl adenosine(37)-C2)-methylthiotransferase MiaB: MEKIIDESQQGSTLSLENNNNNGRKLYIESYGCQMNFSDSEIVASILAKEGFNTTQNLDDADLVLVNTCSIREKAEQTVRKRLEKFNAVKRTKPNMKVGVLGCMAERLKSKFLEEEKIVDMVVGPDAYKDLPNLIQEIDEGRNAVNVILSKDETYGDVAPVRLNSNGVSAFVSITRGCDNMCTFCVVPFTRGRERSRDPQSILEEVNDLWEKGFKEITLLGQNVDSYLWYGGGLKKDFDKATDMQKATSVNFAGLLELVAQAQPKMRIRFSTSNPQDMTLDVIETMAKYENICKYIHLPVQSGSNRILKAMNRLHTREEYFELIDNIKKIIPDCAISQDMITGFPTETEEDHKDTLSLMEYVKYDFGFMFAYSERPGTLAERKMEDDIPEDIKKRRLTEIIELQQTHSHYRTQQHLGKIEEVLIEGTSKKSDTHWMGRNSQNTVVVFPKEHYKVGDFVNVKINECTSATLIGEAIEYSKNN; encoded by the coding sequence GTGGAAAAAATAATAGACGAAAGCCAACAAGGAAGCACCTTGTCACTGGAAAACAATAACAATAACGGACGAAAGCTGTACATAGAGAGCTATGGCTGCCAGATGAATTTTTCCGATAGCGAAATCGTTGCATCCATTTTGGCCAAAGAGGGATTCAATACCACTCAAAACCTGGACGATGCCGATTTGGTTTTGGTGAACACCTGCTCCATTCGCGAAAAAGCAGAGCAGACCGTTCGTAAACGCTTGGAAAAGTTTAATGCGGTAAAACGAACCAAACCCAATATGAAGGTAGGTGTTCTTGGATGTATGGCGGAACGACTGAAAAGCAAATTTTTGGAAGAAGAAAAAATTGTGGATATGGTCGTTGGGCCGGATGCCTACAAAGACCTGCCCAACCTTATCCAAGAAATAGACGAAGGCAGAAATGCCGTAAACGTAATCCTTTCCAAAGATGAGACTTATGGCGATGTTGCCCCCGTCCGATTAAACTCCAACGGGGTTTCCGCCTTTGTTTCCATAACCCGTGGTTGCGACAACATGTGTACTTTTTGCGTAGTACCCTTTACGCGTGGTAGAGAGCGTAGCCGTGACCCGCAATCCATTTTGGAAGAAGTGAACGATCTTTGGGAGAAAGGTTTCAAGGAAATTACGCTATTAGGTCAAAACGTAGATAGCTATCTCTGGTATGGTGGAGGACTAAAAAAAGATTTTGATAAAGCGACCGACATGCAAAAGGCCACTTCGGTAAATTTTGCCGGTCTGCTGGAGCTTGTTGCCCAAGCACAACCAAAAATGCGTATTCGCTTCTCCACATCGAACCCACAGGATATGACCCTGGATGTAATCGAGACCATGGCCAAATACGAGAACATCTGCAAGTATATCCACCTACCGGTTCAAAGCGGGAGCAATCGAATTTTAAAAGCGATGAACCGTTTACATACCCGTGAGGAGTATTTTGAATTGATAGATAATATCAAAAAAATTATTCCGGACTGCGCCATTAGCCAAGATATGATCACGGGATTCCCCACCGAGACGGAAGAAGACCATAAGGATACCCTTAGCTTAATGGAATACGTAAAATACGATTTTGGATTTATGTTCGCCTACTCCGAGCGCCCGGGAACACTCGCCGAACGTAAAATGGAGGACGATATTCCAGAAGACATCAAAAAAAGACGTCTTACCGAAATAATTGAACTCCAACAAACACATAGCCACTATCGAACCCAGCAACATTTGGGTAAAATCGAGGAAGTCCTTATCGAAGGGACCTCCAAGAAATCAGATACCCATTGGATGGGCAGAAACTCGCAAAACACCGTTGTAGTTTTCCCAAAGGAACATTACAAGGTCGGTGATTTTGTGAACGTAAAAATCAATGAATGCACCTCTGCCACCCTAATCGGCGAGGCTATTGAATATTCTAAGAACAATTAA